The Hemibagrus wyckioides isolate EC202008001 linkage group LG10, SWU_Hwy_1.0, whole genome shotgun sequence genome includes a window with the following:
- the pdzk1ip1 gene encoding PDZK1-interacting protein 1, whose amino-acid sequence MGRAVRVLYCLLLTLEVVAAQAESVKRALPNWLTGIIAVAVFLFLVFIAFIVNKAWCKESSQEDKVSVTTNEYAMTNGSNTNLDSVRSDEHYSAYENVIFHKPEETVTVM is encoded by the exons ATGGGAAGAGCGGTCAGAGTGCTTTACTGCCTGCTGCTGACGCTGGAAGTTGTTGCTGCCCAAGCAG agagtgttaagCGAGCACTACCAAACTGGCTCACTGGCATCATCGCTGTTGCTGTGTTTCTCTTCCTGGTTTTTATTGCCTTCATTGTCAACAAAGCCTGGTGTAAGGAGTCAAG TCAGGAGGATAAGGTCAGCGTGACAACCAACGAATATGCCATGACCAATGGGTCAAACACAAATCTGGATTCAGTCAG GAGTGATGAACACTACAGCGCTTATGAGAATGTGATTTTTCACAAACCTGAAGAAACCGTGACAGTCATGTGA